A single window of Granulicella mallensis MP5ACTX8 DNA harbors:
- a CDS encoding beta strand repeat-containing protein, which translates to MQGGMGKSHKFAGKFLIVGLVLVEMLAMVGCGGSSSSSGSGTLTATPAFSPGGGTYTASQPVTISDATQGAVLYCTTDGTTPTASSPQCSQPTTVFKSEFLQAIAVAPGMSPSAVASAGYTINLNTAPTPSISPAGGTYTGPQQITILDSLSGANIYYTTDGSSPITTGGTQASSAKLYTVPLTISQNTTLSAVAIVTGYTPSAINSATYTIQPQLPAPVISSLSPTSASAGGAAFTLTVNGTNFVSGSTVQWSGTALATTYGSATKLTAAVPASLIASAGTANVTVAQASGVSAATTFTINNVAPTVTALSPSSGAAGTSVTITGTNFTGATAVTFGATPATSFIVISPTSITAVSPAGTGTVDVKVVTPNGTSATAAADQFTYSVNAPTVTGISPAAGPSAGGTSVTITGTNFTGATAVNFGATPATSLNVISDTSITAVSPAGTGTVDVTVVTPGGTSATSTVDQFIFGAITLNGSVVSGMSPITGATVQMYAAGTTGYGKGSSALATIPATILTDSKGTFTLQYACPAAGAPGDQMYLVATGGDSGNGANSSIVLMEGLGTCGTLPSFVKVNEVTTVASAYALSSFATVNTGGGIAVGAPALASDLSCNAASGWQSTGPETCNYTGLVNAFKAVSNLVDLGTGTALTNTPAYKLDLAGDPNILNNSTVPTTRINALADMLASCVESSGSTSCGSGLFTAAKPSGGTQPGDTLQAALDIAQNPGNDVPTLLGLVASMTTQPYSLTSPDPGSSPLAVTGPDVPTDLTLALTFTGAGLGVAPGVTFADGSNGGSLNGAMGIDAAGNIWVGAGIFSTNTFQTSALMIAGFNALGAPLSQTPATTLSSGTPTYGGYNPEPNAIQNRGPEITSLAIDQSGNLWVNDSYNNVIEINTSPSLSAQNPVFTGIAENLAIDGSGDAWFVQPSGHNVAEVRGDGSPGVTGGAITGYSPGYLVFDSGGGIWAAGGNPSGGADVLQLSTSDGSLTYDAFSSSSGRISTTLAVDGSSNIYGCDPTGLNLDVFNAGAVANSYPIKTQRACGSQLVLDGQGHLFSVLNNPSSLPGLGNFTANIDEFTTGGTLISPQTNGYTGTSSTETPTLITDPNFTSSPVPGISAAIDGSGNLWVLNADSFGSNVRGNSLVEYIGIGAPVITPASTALANGLLGVRP; encoded by the coding sequence ATGCAGGGTGGAATGGGTAAGTCGCATAAGTTTGCCGGGAAGTTTCTGATCGTCGGCTTGGTTCTGGTGGAGATGCTGGCGATGGTGGGCTGCGGCGGCAGCAGTTCCTCTTCTGGCTCAGGCACTCTAACTGCGACTCCTGCCTTCAGTCCTGGCGGCGGCACGTATACAGCGTCACAGCCCGTTACCATCTCGGACGCGACCCAGGGCGCGGTGCTCTATTGCACTACGGACGGAACGACACCCACGGCTTCTTCGCCGCAGTGCAGTCAGCCCACCACGGTCTTTAAGAGCGAGTTCCTCCAGGCCATCGCCGTTGCGCCGGGCATGTCGCCGAGCGCTGTTGCCTCGGCGGGTTACACAATCAATCTCAATACGGCTCCGACGCCGAGCATCAGCCCAGCGGGCGGCACTTATACCGGTCCTCAACAGATCACGATCCTCGATTCTTTGTCCGGCGCAAATATTTATTACACCACCGACGGAAGTTCGCCGATCACCACCGGCGGCACACAGGCCTCGAGCGCTAAACTCTATACTGTCCCGCTTACGATCTCGCAGAACACCACGCTGAGCGCGGTTGCCATTGTCACGGGCTATACGCCTAGCGCCATCAATAGCGCCACCTATACGATTCAGCCTCAGCTGCCCGCGCCCGTCATCAGCAGCCTCTCGCCGACCTCCGCGAGCGCGGGCGGTGCTGCGTTTACGCTGACGGTGAACGGAACGAACTTCGTCTCCGGCTCTACAGTGCAGTGGAGCGGCACGGCGCTGGCGACGACCTATGGCAGCGCGACGAAGCTTACGGCTGCGGTTCCAGCCTCTCTCATCGCCAGCGCGGGTACGGCTAATGTGACCGTAGCCCAGGCTTCGGGCGTCTCTGCTGCGACAACCTTCACTATCAATAACGTCGCCCCCACGGTCACGGCCCTGAGTCCTTCCTCAGGAGCGGCAGGCACCTCTGTGACCATTACAGGAACCAACTTCACGGGTGCGACTGCCGTCACCTTTGGCGCCACGCCTGCCACCAGCTTTATAGTGATCTCCCCTACCAGCATTACGGCAGTCTCTCCTGCGGGAACGGGCACCGTGGATGTAAAGGTGGTCACGCCGAACGGCACGAGCGCGACTGCTGCTGCCGATCAATTCACCTATTCCGTGAATGCTCCGACGGTAACGGGCATCAGCCCGGCCGCCGGTCCGTCGGCGGGCGGTACGTCTGTGACCATCACAGGAACCAACTTCACGGGTGCGACTGCGGTCAACTTTGGCGCCACGCCTGCCACCAGTCTTAATGTGATCTCTGATACCAGCATTACGGCTGTTTCACCTGCGGGGACGGGCACCGTGGATGTCACGGTTGTCACGCCGGGAGGAACCAGCGCAACTTCTACTGTCGATCAATTCATCTTCGGAGCCATCACGCTCAACGGTTCAGTCGTCAGCGGTATGTCGCCGATCACAGGTGCGACGGTGCAGATGTATGCCGCAGGTACCACCGGCTACGGCAAGGGCTCCAGCGCTCTTGCGACGATACCTGCCACCATCCTCACGGATTCCAAGGGGACCTTCACGCTCCAATACGCCTGCCCCGCGGCGGGCGCCCCCGGAGACCAGATGTACCTGGTTGCTACCGGGGGGGACAGTGGAAATGGAGCTAATTCCAGCATCGTGTTGATGGAGGGGCTGGGCACCTGCGGCACCCTTCCCTCGTTCGTCAAGGTGAATGAAGTGACGACAGTGGCCTCGGCCTATGCGTTGTCCTCATTCGCTACTGTGAATACGGGCGGCGGCATTGCAGTGGGCGCGCCGGCACTGGCATCAGACTTGAGTTGTAACGCCGCAAGCGGTTGGCAAAGCACAGGGCCGGAAACCTGCAACTATACCGGGCTGGTCAATGCCTTCAAGGCGGTGTCCAATCTTGTAGATCTGGGAACAGGAACGGCACTTACCAATACTCCGGCGTATAAGCTGGATCTGGCAGGCGATCCGAATATTCTGAACAACAGCACGGTGCCGACCACGCGCATCAACGCGCTGGCGGACATGCTGGCCTCCTGCGTGGAGAGCAGTGGCTCAACAAGCTGCGGCAGCGGCCTGTTTACAGCGGCAAAGCCCAGTGGCGGCACGCAACCGGGTGACACGCTGCAGGCAGCACTCGACATCGCGCAGAATCCCGGCAACGATGTCCCCACGCTGCTGGGCTTGGTTGCGTCCATGACGACACAGCCTTACAGCCTCACGAGTCCGGACCCCGGCAGCAGCCCCCTTGCCGTGACCGGTCCTGACGTGCCCACAGACCTGACGCTGGCTCTCACCTTCACCGGAGCGGGACTGGGAGTTGCGCCTGGCGTCACATTCGCGGACGGCAGCAACGGGGGGAGCCTCAATGGGGCTATGGGTATCGATGCCGCCGGAAACATCTGGGTCGGGGCAGGCATTTTTAGCACAAACACCTTCCAAACATCAGCCCTGATGATCGCGGGGTTCAACGCCCTGGGTGCACCTCTGTCTCAGACGCCCGCGACTACCTTAAGTTCGGGAACCCCGACCTATGGCGGGTACAACCCGGAGCCGAATGCAATCCAGAACAGAGGCCCTGAGATCACTTCGCTCGCCATCGATCAGTCGGGGAACCTATGGGTGAACGATTCCTATAACAATGTGATCGAAATCAACACCAGCCCCAGTCTTTCTGCGCAGAACCCTGTTTTTACAGGGATTGCCGAAAACCTGGCCATCGACGGCAGTGGTGACGCGTGGTTTGTCCAGCCAAGCGGCCACAATGTGGCCGAGGTTAGGGGCGACGGAAGCCCTGGCGTCACTGGAGGAGCGATTACCGGCTATAGTCCGGGTTATCTGGTTTTCGACTCTGGCGGGGGGATATGGGCAGCCGGCGGTAACCCTTCTGGCGGTGCGGATGTGCTTCAGCTCAGCACATCGGATGGAAGCCTCACCTACGATGCGTTTTCGTCGAGTTCTGGGCGTATATCGACAACCCTGGCCGTGGACGGCTCCAGCAACATCTACGGATGCGACCCGACCGGTTTGAATCTGGATGTGTTCAACGCGGGTGCCGTGGCAAATTCCTACCCGATCAAGACCCAAAGAGCCTGCGGCTCGCAATTAGTGCTCGATGGACAAGGCCATCTTTTTTCGGTGCTGAACAATCCCTCCAGCCTCCCAGGGTTGGGCAACTTCACCGCGAATATCGATGAGTTCACAACCGGTGGAACACTGATTTCACCACAAACGAACGGTTACACGGGCACCAGCAGTACTGAGACGCCGACACTGATTACAGATCCCAACTTTACAAGTTCTCCGGTTCCTGGGATCAGCGCGGCCATTGACGGCTCCGGTAACCTCTGGGTGCTGAATGCCGACTCCTTCGGCTCCAACGTCCGAGGCAACTCGTTGGTGGAGTATATCGGCATTGGAGCGCCGGTGATCACGCCTGCTTCAACTGCACTGGCGAACGGCTTGTTAGGAGTGCGTCCATGA
- a CDS encoding RNA polymerase sigma factor yields the protein MQICQRTEIHIRRNSGSSFTEPELPTEDATYLAPTLLEDRAPTGDKERQDPVQTLKGDSREEFILALYDEYRPRLYRYMHSMQLGRDHADEIIQETFMRLTIELLKESKIENVQGWIVRVAHNLAINVLKKEHGTVVNEEARSFVMENLADPALSPEESYSNKEQVKLMRTVLSSLKPQHRQCFQMRAQGFPYKDIGLALGFSEQRAAFVVKQVAVRLAAVYGLRNGGQGDR from the coding sequence ATGCAGATCTGTCAAAGAACGGAGATTCATATTCGGCGGAACAGCGGCTCAAGCTTCACGGAGCCGGAACTACCCACGGAGGACGCAACCTATCTTGCGCCGACACTGCTTGAAGACCGAGCGCCAACTGGAGACAAGGAACGGCAGGATCCCGTGCAGACTCTCAAAGGAGATTCAAGGGAAGAGTTCATCCTGGCACTGTACGACGAGTACCGGCCCAGGCTCTACCGTTACATGCACAGCATGCAGTTGGGACGCGATCACGCTGACGAAATCATCCAGGAGACCTTTATGCGCCTGACCATAGAGCTTCTCAAGGAGAGCAAGATCGAGAACGTCCAGGGATGGATCGTCCGGGTGGCTCACAATCTCGCCATCAACGTGTTGAAGAAGGAGCACGGGACAGTCGTGAACGAAGAGGCCCGCAGTTTTGTCATGGAGAATCTAGCCGACCCCGCGTTGAGCCCGGAGGAGAGCTATTCGAATAAGGAGCAAGTCAAGCTCATGAGGACGGTACTTTCAAGCCTGAAGCCGCAGCATCGGCAATGCTTTCAAATGCGGGCGCAAGGCTTCCCGTACAAAGACATCGGTCTCGCCCTTGGATTCAGCGAACAACGAGCTGCCTTCGTGGTGAAGCAGGTGGCTGTGCGTCTGGCAGCAGTCTATGGCTTGCGGAATGGTGGGCAGGGTGATCGATAA